A window of the Halichoerus grypus chromosome 2, mHalGry1.hap1.1, whole genome shotgun sequence genome harbors these coding sequences:
- the C2H17orf99 gene encoding protein IL-40 isoform X3 produces the protein MLWPQKSFCERRHLLSPSLPSVLGRRLSGWSPASPPPWAPCLLPSQPPPTSRHQRLLCAAGEVTPETFIAYKVLEVFPRGRRVAITCHSPQAPPPITYSLWGSQGTEVAKKVVKTRDLASFSINITLKSRPDLLTYSCKAASPWGEHSASTKLQMYWELWTKPVSQLQATFTLLDRGSGPRVEISCRVSSGSPPITYRLVGKDGSVHMQQRPSYGQPADFSFALPNMSTWLQCQAENDLSVQSSPFKLVPPGQPPQGAIVALAGSLTSIAAVTSWLLGRALWTRL, from the exons ATGTTGTGGCCTCAAAAGAGCTTCTGCGAGCGGAGACACTTGTTGAGTCCTAGCCTCCCTTCTGTCCTTGGCAGGAGGCTCTCTGGGTGGTCTCCGGCCTCCCCTccaccctgggctccctgcttactCCCTTCACAACCTCCCCCCACTTCCAGGCACCAGCGGCTTCTCTGCGCGGCAGGAG AAGTCACCCCTGAGACCTTCATTGCCTACAAAGTCCTGGAGGTTTTCCCCAGAGGCCGCAGGGTGGCCATAACGTGCCACTCACCCCAGGCACCCCCGCCCATCACCTACTCCCTCTGGGGGAGTCAGGGCACCGAGGTCGCCAAGAAGGTGGTGAAGACCAGAGACCTGGCCTCCTTCAGCATCAACATCACGCTCAAGTCCAGGCCAGACCTGCTCACTTACTCCTGCAAGGCGGCCTCCCCCTGGGGCGAGCATTCAGCCAGCACCAAGCTACAGATGTACTGGGAGCTGTGGACCA AGCCCGTGTCCCAGCTGCAGGCTACCTTCACCTTGCTGGACAGAGGATCCGGCCCCAGGGTAGAGATTTCCTGCCGGGTGTCCTCGGGCAGCCCACCCATCACCTACCGCCTGGTGGGGAAGGACGGGTCCGTCCACATGCAGCAGAGACCGAGCTATGGGCAGCCTGCCGACTTCTCCTTCGCCCTTCCCAACATGTCCACCTGGCTCCAGTGCCAGGCTGAAAATGACCTCAGTGTCCAGTCCAGCCCCTTCAAGCTGGTGCCCCCCG GACAGCCGCCCCAGGGGGCCATCGTGGCGCTGGCTGGCAGCCTCACCTCCATTGCCGCTGTCACCTCTTGGTTGCTGGGCCGGGCCTTGTGGACCAG GCTGTGA
- the C2H17orf99 gene encoding protein IL-40 isoform X1 produces MLWPQKSFCERRHLLSPSLPSVLGRRLSGWSPASPPPWAPCLLPSQPPPTSRHQRLLCAAGEVTPETFIAYKVLEVFPRGRRVAITCHSPQAPPPITYSLWGSQGTEVAKKVVKTRDLASFSINITLKSRPDLLTYSCKAASPWGEHSASTKLQMYWELWTKPVSQLQATFTLLDRGSGPRVEISCRVSSGSPPITYRLVGKDGSVHMQQRPSYGQPADFSFALPNMSTWLQCQAENDLSVQSSPFKLVPPAAPGGHRGAGWQPHLHCRCHLLVAGPGLVDQAVTRRGRLGRVLSGGPWSLSTTERTHHLREEKPASPDSWNLVLP; encoded by the exons ATGTTGTGGCCTCAAAAGAGCTTCTGCGAGCGGAGACACTTGTTGAGTCCTAGCCTCCCTTCTGTCCTTGGCAGGAGGCTCTCTGGGTGGTCTCCGGCCTCCCCTccaccctgggctccctgcttactCCCTTCACAACCTCCCCCCACTTCCAGGCACCAGCGGCTTCTCTGCGCGGCAGGAG AAGTCACCCCTGAGACCTTCATTGCCTACAAAGTCCTGGAGGTTTTCCCCAGAGGCCGCAGGGTGGCCATAACGTGCCACTCACCCCAGGCACCCCCGCCCATCACCTACTCCCTCTGGGGGAGTCAGGGCACCGAGGTCGCCAAGAAGGTGGTGAAGACCAGAGACCTGGCCTCCTTCAGCATCAACATCACGCTCAAGTCCAGGCCAGACCTGCTCACTTACTCCTGCAAGGCGGCCTCCCCCTGGGGCGAGCATTCAGCCAGCACCAAGCTACAGATGTACTGGGAGCTGTGGACCA AGCCCGTGTCCCAGCTGCAGGCTACCTTCACCTTGCTGGACAGAGGATCCGGCCCCAGGGTAGAGATTTCCTGCCGGGTGTCCTCGGGCAGCCCACCCATCACCTACCGCCTGGTGGGGAAGGACGGGTCCGTCCACATGCAGCAGAGACCGAGCTATGGGCAGCCTGCCGACTTCTCCTTCGCCCTTCCCAACATGTCCACCTGGCTCCAGTGCCAGGCTGAAAATGACCTCAGTGTCCAGTCCAGCCCCTTCAAGCTGGTGCCCCCCG CCGCCCCAGGGGGCCATCGTGGCGCTGGCTGGCAGCCTCACCTCCATTGCCGCTGTCACCTCTTGGTTGCTGGGCCGGGCCTTGTGGACCAG GCTGTGACCAGAAGAGGCAGGCTTGGCAGAGTCCTCTCAGGAGGGCCCTGGTCTTTGTCCACTACAGAAAGGACCCACCATTTGCGTGAAGAAAAACCTGCCAGCCCGGATTCTTGGAACCTGGTGCTCCCCTAA
- the C2H17orf99 gene encoding protein IL-40 isoform X2: protein MLWPQKSFCERRHLLSPSLPSVLGRRLSGWSPASPPPWAPCLLPSQPPPTSRHQRLLCAAGEVTPETFIAYKVLEVFPRGRRVAITCHSPQAPPPITYSLWGSQGTEVAKKVVKTRDLASFSINITLKSRPDLLTYSCKAASPWGEHSASTKLQMYWELWTKPVSQLQATFTLLDRGSGPRVEISCRVSSGSPPITYRLVGKDGSVHMQQRPSYGQPADFSFALPNMSTWLQCQAENDLSVQSSPFKLVPPGQPPQGAIVALAGSLTSIAAVTSWLLGRALWTRSLP from the exons ATGTTGTGGCCTCAAAAGAGCTTCTGCGAGCGGAGACACTTGTTGAGTCCTAGCCTCCCTTCTGTCCTTGGCAGGAGGCTCTCTGGGTGGTCTCCGGCCTCCCCTccaccctgggctccctgcttactCCCTTCACAACCTCCCCCCACTTCCAGGCACCAGCGGCTTCTCTGCGCGGCAGGAG AAGTCACCCCTGAGACCTTCATTGCCTACAAAGTCCTGGAGGTTTTCCCCAGAGGCCGCAGGGTGGCCATAACGTGCCACTCACCCCAGGCACCCCCGCCCATCACCTACTCCCTCTGGGGGAGTCAGGGCACCGAGGTCGCCAAGAAGGTGGTGAAGACCAGAGACCTGGCCTCCTTCAGCATCAACATCACGCTCAAGTCCAGGCCAGACCTGCTCACTTACTCCTGCAAGGCGGCCTCCCCCTGGGGCGAGCATTCAGCCAGCACCAAGCTACAGATGTACTGGGAGCTGTGGACCA AGCCCGTGTCCCAGCTGCAGGCTACCTTCACCTTGCTGGACAGAGGATCCGGCCCCAGGGTAGAGATTTCCTGCCGGGTGTCCTCGGGCAGCCCACCCATCACCTACCGCCTGGTGGGGAAGGACGGGTCCGTCCACATGCAGCAGAGACCGAGCTATGGGCAGCCTGCCGACTTCTCCTTCGCCCTTCCCAACATGTCCACCTGGCTCCAGTGCCAGGCTGAAAATGACCTCAGTGTCCAGTCCAGCCCCTTCAAGCTGGTGCCCCCCG GACAGCCGCCCCAGGGGGCCATCGTGGCGCTGGCTGGCAGCCTCACCTCCATTGCCGCTGTCACCTCTTGGTTGCTGGGCCGGGCCTTGTGGACCAG GTCTTTGCCTTGA
- the SYNGR2 gene encoding synaptogyrin-2 yields MESGAYGAAKAGGSFDLRRFLTQPQVVTRVVCLVFALIVFSCIFGEGYSNTHQSKQKYCIFNHNEDACGYGIAIGVLAFLASAFFLVVDVYFPQISNVTDRKYLVISDLLFSALWTFLWFVGFCFLTNQWAATKEEDVFVGADSARAAITFSFFSIFSWGVLASLAYQRYKAGVDDFIQNYVDPTPDPSTAYASYPGASVDNYQQPPFTQNAETTEGYQPPPVY; encoded by the exons ATGGAGAGCGGGGCCTACGGCGCGGCCAAGGCGGGCGGCTCCTTCGACCTGCGGCGCTTCCTGACGCAGCCGCAGGTGGTGACGCGAGTCGTGTGCCTG GTCTTTGCCTTGATCGTGTTCTCGTGCATTTTCGGCGAGGGCTACAGCAATACCCACCAGTCCAAACAGAAATACTGCATTTTCAACCACAACGAGGATGCGTGCGGCTATGGCATCGCCATCGGGGTGCTGGCCTTCCTGGCCTCAGCCTTTTTCCTCGTGGTTGATGTCTATTTCCCCCAGATCAGCAACGTCACTGACCGCAAATACCTGGTTATCAGCGACCTGCTCTTCTCAG CTCTCTGGACCTTCCTGTGGTTCGTTGGTTTCTGCTTCCTTACCAACCAGTGGGCAGCCACCAAGGAGGAAGATGTGTTCGTGGGGGCCGACTCGGCCCGGGCAGCCATCACCTTCAGCTTCTTCTCCATCTTCTCCTGG GGTGTGCTGGCCTCCTTGGCCTACCAGCGCTACAAGGCCGGAGTGGACGACTTCATCCAGAACTATGTAGACCCCACTCCAGACCCCAGCACAGCCTACGCCTCCTACCCTGGTGCATCTGTGGACAACTACCAACAGCCGCCCTTCACCCAGAACGCCGAGACCACTGAGGGCTACCAGCCGCCCCCCGTGTACTGA
- the TK1 gene encoding thymidine kinase, cytosolic produces MSCINLPTVLPGSPSKTRGQIQVILGPMFSGKSTELMRRVRRFQIAQYKCLVIKYAKDTRYSSSFSTHDRNTMEALPACLLRDVAQEALGVAVIGIDEGQFFPDIVEFSETMANAGKTVIVAALDGTFQRKAFGSILNLVPLAESVVKLTAVCMECFREAAYTKRLGSEKEVEVIGGADKYHSVCRLCYFKKASGLPAAPDGQENKENCPVPVPGKPGEAAGARKLFAPHQILQCSPAN; encoded by the exons ATGAGCTGCATCAACCTGCCCACCGTGCTGCCCGGCTCCCCCAGCAAGACCCGGGGGCAGATTCAG GTGATTCTAGGACCCATGTTTTCAGGAAAAAG TACCGAGCTGATGAGACGGGTCCGTcgcttccagattgcccagtacAAGTGCTTGGTGATCAAGTATGCCAAAGATACTAGGTACAGCAGCAGCTTCTCCACGCATGACCG GAACACCATGGAGGCGCTACCAGCCTGCCTGCTCCGGGACGTGGCCCAGGAGGCCCTGGGTGTGGCTGTCATAGGCATCGACGAAGGGCAGTTT TTCCCAGACATCGTGGAGTTCAGCGAGACTATGGCCAATGCTGGGAAGACCGTGATTGTGGCCGCGCTGGATGGGACCTTCCAGAGGAAG GCATTCGGGAGCATCCTGAACCTGGTGCCCCTGGCGGAGAGCGTGGTGAAGCTGACAGCGGTGTGCATGGAGTGCTTCCGGGAGGCCGCCTACACCAAGCGGCTAGGCTCGGAGAAAGAG GTCGAGGTGATTGGAGGAGCAGACAAATACCACTCCGTGTGCCGCCTCTGCTACTTCAAGAAGGCCTCGGGTCTGCCCGCCGCGCCGGACGGCCAGGAGAACAAGGAGAACTGCCCGGTGCCGGTGCCGGGAAAGCCCGGAGAGGCGGCGGGAGCCCGGAAGCTGTTTGCTCCCCATCAGATCCTGCAGTGCAGCCCTGCCAACTGA